Proteins from one Cryptomeria japonica chromosome 4, Sugi_1.0, whole genome shotgun sequence genomic window:
- the LOC131066628 gene encoding galactinol synthase 4-like isoform X1, whose product MATQFPCEIFAAKMASPNCGYSKRAYVTFLAGSGDYIKGVIGLAKGLRKVKSLYPLVVAVLPDVPHDHRLQLRKQGCIVREIEPINPPENQVQFAMAYYVLNYSKLRIWEFEEFSKMVYLDADIQVFDNIDNLFDMPDGYFYAVMDCFCEKTWSHTPQYKIGYCQQCPDKVTWPAELEQERPALYFNAGMFVFEPSKLTLENMLESLMSTPPTPFAEQVFHICFVLSLQTELIFQILILTTVTPVSLQDFLNMYFQQVYKPIPLTYNLVLAMLWRHPENVDIESVKVVHYCAAGSKPWRFTGKEENMEREDIKTLVDKWWEIFNDESLELRSNGGNAEEKRRYEAEQVFPQAHVLPAPPAA is encoded by the exons ATGGCTACACAGTTTCCTTGTGAAATCTTTGCCGCAAAGATGGCCTCGCCTAATTGCGGGTACTCAAAAAGAGCTTACGTTACATTCCTGGCTGGATCAGGAGATTACATTAAAGGTGTAATCGGCCTTGCCAAAGGACTGAGGAAGGTCAAGAGTTTGTATCCTCTGGTCGTGGCGGTCTTACCAGATGTTCCACACGACCACAGGTTGCAATTGCGTAAGCAGGGTTGTATCGTTAGAGAGATCGAGCCCATCAATCCTCCAGAGAATCAAGTCCAGTTCGCCATGGCCTATTATGTTCTCAATTACTCCAAATTGCGCATTTGGGAG TTCGAGGAGTTCAGCAAAATGGTTTATCTGGATGCCGACATTCAAGTCTTTGACAATATTGATAATTTATTCGACATGCCAGATGGGTATTTTTATGCTGTCATGGACTGTTTCTGTGAGAAGACATGGAGTCATACTCCTCAATATAAGATTGGATACTGCCAGCAGTGCCCCGACAAGGTGACGTGGCCTGCTGAGTTGGAGCAAGAGCGCCCTGCTCTGTATTTCAATGCCGGAATGTTTGTGTTTGAACCCAGTAAATTAACCCTCGAGAACATGCTGGAATCTCTCATGTCCACCCCTCCAACGCCCTTTGCAGAGCAGGTATTTCATATTTGCTTTGTTTTATCCTTGCAAACGGAACTAATTTTCCAGATCCTGATATTGACCACAGTAACCCCTGTTTCTTTGCAGGATTTCTTGAACATGTATTTTCAGCAGGTGTACAAACCAATCCCTTTGACGTACAATCTAGTGCTGGCTATGTTATGGCGCCATCCGGAGAATGTCGACATTGAGAGTGTCAAAGTCGTGCATTATTGTGCTGCG GGTTCGAAACCGTGGAGGTTCACCGGCAAGGAGGAAAACATGGAGAGGGAAGATATCAAGACATTGGTGGACAAATGGTGGGAAATCTTCAATGACGAATCGCTTGAGTTGAGATCAAATGGCGGAAatgcagaggagaagaggagatatGAAGCGGAACAAGTCTTTCCTCAGGCCCACGTATTGCCTGCTCCACCAGCAGCCTGA
- the LOC131066628 gene encoding galactinol synthase 4-like isoform X2, with amino-acid sequence MATQFPCEIFAAKMASPNCGYSKRAYVTFLAGSGDYIKGVIGLAKGLRKVKSLYPLVVAVLPDVPHDHRLQLRKQGCIVREIEPINPPENQVQFAMAYYVLNYSKLRIWEFEEFSKMVYLDADIQVFDNIDNLFDMPDGYFYAVMDCFCEKTWSHTPQYKIGYCQQCPDKVTWPAELEQERPALYFNAGMFVFEPSKLTLENMLESLMSTPPTPFAEQDFLNMYFQQVYKPIPLTYNLVLAMLWRHPENVDIESVKVVHYCAAGSKPWRFTGKEENMEREDIKTLVDKWWEIFNDESLELRSNGGNAEEKRRYEAEQVFPQAHVLPAPPAA; translated from the exons ATGGCTACACAGTTTCCTTGTGAAATCTTTGCCGCAAAGATGGCCTCGCCTAATTGCGGGTACTCAAAAAGAGCTTACGTTACATTCCTGGCTGGATCAGGAGATTACATTAAAGGTGTAATCGGCCTTGCCAAAGGACTGAGGAAGGTCAAGAGTTTGTATCCTCTGGTCGTGGCGGTCTTACCAGATGTTCCACACGACCACAGGTTGCAATTGCGTAAGCAGGGTTGTATCGTTAGAGAGATCGAGCCCATCAATCCTCCAGAGAATCAAGTCCAGTTCGCCATGGCCTATTATGTTCTCAATTACTCCAAATTGCGCATTTGGGAG TTCGAGGAGTTCAGCAAAATGGTTTATCTGGATGCCGACATTCAAGTCTTTGACAATATTGATAATTTATTCGACATGCCAGATGGGTATTTTTATGCTGTCATGGACTGTTTCTGTGAGAAGACATGGAGTCATACTCCTCAATATAAGATTGGATACTGCCAGCAGTGCCCCGACAAGGTGACGTGGCCTGCTGAGTTGGAGCAAGAGCGCCCTGCTCTGTATTTCAATGCCGGAATGTTTGTGTTTGAACCCAGTAAATTAACCCTCGAGAACATGCTGGAATCTCTCATGTCCACCCCTCCAACGCCCTTTGCAGAGCAG GATTTCTTGAACATGTATTTTCAGCAGGTGTACAAACCAATCCCTTTGACGTACAATCTAGTGCTGGCTATGTTATGGCGCCATCCGGAGAATGTCGACATTGAGAGTGTCAAAGTCGTGCATTATTGTGCTGCG GGTTCGAAACCGTGGAGGTTCACCGGCAAGGAGGAAAACATGGAGAGGGAAGATATCAAGACATTGGTGGACAAATGGTGGGAAATCTTCAATGACGAATCGCTTGAGTTGAGATCAAATGGCGGAAatgcagaggagaagaggagatatGAAGCGGAACAAGTCTTTCCTCAGGCCCACGTATTGCCTGCTCCACCAGCAGCCTGA